One segment of Paraburkholderia sp. PREW-6R DNA contains the following:
- a CDS encoding NADP-dependent isocitrate dehydrogenase, with translation MSTPPKIIYTLTDEAPALATYSLLPIVKAFTRSSDVIVETRDISLAGRIIAAFPDYLSAEQKGSDDLAELGGLTTRPEANIIKLPNISASVPQLKAAIAELRDQGYKLPPYPDVAATDAEKDVKARYDKIKGSAVNPVLREGNSDRRAPLSVKNYARKHPHKMGAWTADSKSHVAHMSGGDFYGSEKSALIARAGAVKIELTAADGSKTVLKEKTNVQAGEIIDASVLSKNALRKFIEAEIDDAKAKGVLFSVHLKATMMKVSDPIIFGHVVSVFYQDVLTKHADALAKAGFNPNNGIGDLYARLKDLPAETREAIEADIKAQYEKRPHLAMVNSDKGITSLHVPSDVIVDASMPAMIRESGKMWGADGALHDAKAVIPDRCYAGVYQAVIEDCKKNGAFDPVTMGTVPNVGLMAQAAEEYGSHDKTFQIPANGVVKVTDATGTVLIEQPVEAGDIWRMCQTKDAPVQDWVKLAVNRARATNTPAVFWLDPARAHDAQIIKKVEQYLKDHDTNGLDIRIMTPVEATKFSLERIRAGKDTISVTGNVLRDYLTDLFPIMELGTSAKMLSIVPLMEGGGLFETGAGGSAPKHVQQLVEEGFLRWDSLGEFLALAASLEHLSNAYHNPKAQVLAKTLDQATGKFLDNDKSPARKVGGIDNRGSHFYLAMYWAEALAAQTEDAQLQAQFSGVAKAMAENEARILEELAAAQGKPVDIGGYYRPNVDKTSQAMRPSATLNKIVDAIA, from the coding sequence ATGTCCACACCGCCGAAGATCATCTACACCCTGACCGACGAAGCGCCTGCTCTGGCGACCTACTCGCTGCTGCCGATCGTCAAGGCGTTCACGCGCTCGTCCGACGTGATCGTTGAAACGCGCGATATCTCGCTCGCCGGCCGGATCATCGCTGCATTTCCGGACTACCTGAGTGCGGAACAGAAGGGTTCCGACGATCTGGCGGAACTCGGTGGACTCACCACGCGTCCGGAAGCCAACATCATCAAGCTGCCGAACATCAGCGCGTCGGTGCCGCAGCTGAAGGCTGCGATTGCGGAACTGCGCGATCAGGGCTACAAGCTGCCGCCCTACCCGGACGTCGCCGCGACTGACGCTGAAAAAGACGTCAAGGCTCGCTACGACAAGATCAAGGGCAGCGCGGTGAACCCGGTGCTGCGCGAGGGCAATTCGGACCGCCGTGCGCCGCTATCGGTGAAAAATTACGCGCGCAAGCATCCGCACAAGATGGGCGCATGGACCGCCGATTCGAAGTCGCACGTTGCGCATATGAGCGGCGGCGATTTTTACGGTAGCGAAAAGTCGGCGCTGATCGCTAGGGCGGGCGCGGTCAAGATCGAATTGACAGCCGCTGACGGCAGCAAGACGGTTCTCAAAGAAAAAACCAATGTGCAAGCCGGCGAGATTATCGACGCGTCCGTGCTGAGCAAGAACGCGCTGCGCAAATTCATCGAAGCCGAGATCGACGATGCGAAGGCGAAAGGCGTGCTGTTTTCGGTGCACCTGAAAGCCACGATGATGAAGGTCTCGGACCCGATCATCTTCGGCCATGTGGTTTCGGTGTTCTACCAGGACGTGCTGACCAAGCACGCTGACGCACTGGCGAAAGCCGGCTTCAACCCGAACAACGGCATTGGCGACCTGTACGCGCGCCTGAAAGACCTGCCGGCGGAAACGCGCGAAGCGATTGAGGCCGACATCAAGGCGCAATACGAAAAGCGTCCGCATCTCGCCATGGTCAATTCGGACAAAGGCATTACCAGCCTGCATGTGCCGAGCGACGTGATCGTCGACGCTTCCATGCCGGCCATGATCCGCGAGTCGGGCAAGATGTGGGGCGCGGACGGCGCGCTGCACGACGCGAAGGCCGTGATTCCGGACCGTTGCTACGCGGGCGTGTATCAGGCAGTGATCGAAGACTGCAAGAAAAATGGCGCATTCGATCCGGTCACCATGGGCACGGTGCCGAACGTCGGCCTGATGGCGCAAGCCGCTGAGGAATACGGTTCACACGACAAGACGTTCCAGATTCCGGCTAACGGTGTGGTGAAAGTCACGGACGCCACCGGCACGGTGCTGATCGAGCAACCGGTGGAAGCGGGCGACATCTGGCGCATGTGCCAGACGAAAGACGCGCCGGTGCAGGACTGGGTGAAGCTCGCGGTCAACCGCGCACGCGCCACGAACACGCCCGCTGTGTTCTGGCTCGATCCGGCCCGCGCGCACGACGCGCAGATCATCAAGAAGGTCGAGCAGTACCTGAAAGACCACGACACGAACGGTCTGGACATCCGCATCATGACGCCGGTCGAAGCCACGAAGTTCTCGCTCGAGCGGATCCGCGCGGGTAAGGACACGATTTCGGTCACCGGTAACGTGCTGCGCGATTATCTGACGGACCTGTTCCCGATCATGGAACTGGGCACCAGCGCGAAGATGCTGTCCATCGTTCCGTTGATGGAAGGCGGCGGTCTGTTCGAAACGGGCGCGGGCGGTTCGGCGCCGAAGCACGTTCAGCAACTGGTAGAAGAAGGTTTCCTGCGGTGGGACTCGCTGGGCGAATTCCTGGCGCTGGCGGCGTCGCTCGAACATCTGAGCAACGCGTACCACAACCCGAAGGCGCAGGTTCTCGCCAAAACGCTGGATCAGGCTACCGGCAAGTTCCTCGACAACGACAAGTCGCCGGCGCGCAAGGTTGGCGGTATCGACAACCGGGGCAGCCACTTCTACCTCGCCATGTACTGGGCCGAAGCACTGGCCGCACAAACGGAAGACGCGCAGTTGCAGGCGCAATTCTCGGGTGTTGCCAAGGCCATGGCCGAAAACGAGGCGAGGATTCTCGAAGAGTTGGCGGCGGCACAGGGCAAGCCGGTGGATATCGGCGGCTACTATCGTCCGAACGTCGACAAGACGAGCCAGGCCATGCGGCCGAGCGCTACGCTGAACAAGATCGTGGACGCAATCGCGTAA
- a CDS encoding alpha/beta hydrolase: MPPSTPIQDDDLKRFETSGAPPLPASAESGYVEHNGARIWYACFGTGAPVILLHGGLGHSGNWGYQVLALVDAGRRVIVIDSRGHGRSTRDARPYSYELMASDVLAVMDVLDLTKAAFVGWSDGACTSLVLASLAPERVLGVFFFGCNMDPSGARAFVPTPVIERCFRRHSADYAELSSTPDDFDTFVAAVSAMMKTQPNYSANDLARIGVRVAIVQSEHDEFIKPEHADYLARTIPGAKLIRLADVSHFAPLQRPAAFNRVVLDFLNDVAD; this comes from the coding sequence ATGCCACCCAGCACGCCGATCCAAGACGATGACCTGAAGCGTTTCGAAACGTCCGGCGCGCCGCCGCTACCTGCGTCCGCCGAATCGGGCTATGTGGAACACAACGGTGCGCGTATCTGGTACGCGTGCTTCGGAACGGGCGCGCCAGTGATCCTGTTGCACGGCGGGCTTGGGCATAGCGGCAACTGGGGTTATCAGGTCCTCGCGCTCGTCGATGCCGGGCGGCGCGTCATCGTGATCGACAGCCGCGGGCATGGCCGCAGCACGCGCGACGCGCGGCCCTACTCGTATGAATTGATGGCGTCCGACGTGCTCGCGGTGATGGACGTGCTCGATCTCACGAAGGCTGCGTTCGTCGGCTGGAGCGATGGTGCGTGTACTTCACTGGTACTGGCCAGCCTCGCGCCCGAGCGCGTGTTGGGCGTGTTTTTCTTCGGCTGCAATATGGACCCGAGTGGCGCGAGGGCATTTGTGCCGACGCCGGTGATTGAACGCTGCTTCCGTCGTCATTCGGCGGACTACGCTGAACTCTCGTCCACACCGGACGATTTCGACACGTTCGTGGCCGCGGTCAGCGCCATGATGAAGACCCAGCCCAACTATTCCGCAAACGACCTCGCGCGTATCGGCGTGCGCGTTGCCATCGTGCAAAGCGAGCACGACGAGTTCATCAAGCCAGAGCATGCCGACTATCTGGCTCGCACGATTCCCGGCGCCAAGTTGATCAGGCTCGCGGATGTCAGCCATTTCGCACCCTTGCAGCGGCCAGCGGCATTCAATCGTGTTGTGCTGGATTTTCTGAATGACGTGGCGGATTGA
- a CDS encoding FadR/GntR family transcriptional regulator, producing the protein MSSLTEKVVATLSDEIRRGTLRPGDRIPTEVAMMKQLSVSRSVVREAISRLQAARVVETRHGIGTFVLAPVSAQPVQLPAADLSSMLDVMAIIEFRIDVEAASAALAASRRSEHHLKQMRGALERFETELERGSTDTVAHDIEFHLQIARASGNRYFFDVLSQLGRAVSPRTRLGSAEIAELDHVEHLRNVLNEHRLIYRAIERQDADDARAAMRMHLSNSRERLRRAHEVGTAGV; encoded by the coding sequence ATGAGCAGCCTGACCGAGAAGGTGGTCGCCACCCTGTCCGATGAAATCCGCCGAGGCACGCTGAGGCCCGGCGACCGCATTCCGACCGAAGTCGCGATGATGAAACAGCTGTCCGTCAGCCGCTCGGTGGTGCGTGAAGCGATCTCGCGTCTGCAGGCGGCGAGAGTGGTCGAGACGCGCCACGGGATTGGCACGTTCGTGCTCGCGCCCGTGTCGGCGCAGCCGGTGCAATTGCCGGCTGCCGACCTGTCCAGCATGCTCGACGTGATGGCGATCATCGAATTCCGGATCGACGTTGAAGCTGCGTCTGCCGCGCTCGCGGCCTCGCGCCGCAGCGAACACCATCTGAAGCAGATGCGTGGCGCGCTCGAACGCTTCGAGACAGAGCTTGAGCGCGGTAGCACCGACACGGTAGCGCACGACATCGAGTTTCATTTGCAGATTGCGCGGGCGAGCGGCAACCGCTATTTCTTCGACGTGCTCAGTCAGCTTGGGCGCGCCGTAAGTCCACGCACCCGGCTCGGGTCCGCCGAGATTGCCGAACTCGATCATGTCGAGCATTTGCGCAACGTCCTCAACGAGCATCGGCTCATTTACCGCGCCATCGAACGCCAGGATGCCGACGACGCCCGCGCCGCGATGCGCATGCATTTGAGCAATAGCCGCGAGCGCCTTCGGCGCGCGCATGAGGTGGGAACGGCAGGCGTCTGA